One window of the Rosa rugosa chromosome 3, drRosRugo1.1, whole genome shotgun sequence genome contains the following:
- the LOC133739767 gene encoding uncharacterized protein LOC133739767, giving the protein MAVSTSLPHFPDLVMHQIILRLPTKPAIRMSSLSKQWEGVWSALHVLDFDEGDLPHGNDDNDHHTKFINILVRYLEFRKKDKQQPVLDKFRLCMMSYMFGEDDSVIAKLLSNSFQRNVKELDVSLRSKDKEVNWYYCLSPGALVNAKSITALNLEYLMIKDIDSAETEPLCPSLKILSLKNVHFNPKAFLDLILGCPSVKYLSLTSCSFDPPVFQISSSSLRSLEVKNCNAQSLLVDRARDLESFTFVSNFLLLETIILKDTVNLKKIKMRAQHLKYFGLLGCHNNLNATVSTPNLHQFDVFACLTSKVSINAPNLCLARITLREEEYSTFNREWKHFATFSDFLKAFGCSNNIILYISDFKSIIFPENFKGACYPPLRILRRLHLGMINPPTEETDVSDLEDSLLWMAPNAEERIYYPNSLQLLMANPPTEEMDIPYLEMSLLWMAPTPEERLYADLERMQYHMRL; this is encoded by the exons ATGGCTGTGAGCACATCACTGCCTCACTTTCCTGACCTTGTTATGCACCAAATCATCCTGCGACTACCCACTAAACCTGCCATTCGCATGAGCTCTCTTTCTAAACAATGGGAAGGAGTATGGTCTGCACTCCATGTGTTAGATTTTGACGAGGGAGATCTGCCGCATGGTAATGATGACAATGACCACCATACAAAGTTCATCAACATCTTGGTAAGGTATTTGGAATTCCGTAAGAAGGACAAGCAACAGCCAGTCTTGGATAAATTCAGGCTTTGCATGATGAGCTACATGTTTGGAGAGGATGATTCTGTAATAGCTAAGTTGTTGAGTAATTCATTTCAGAGAAATGTCAAAGAATTAGATGTCAGCCTTAGGAGTAAAGATAAGGAGGTTAACTGGTACTATTGCTTATCCCCTGGGGCACTTGTTAATGCAAAATCCATAACTGCACTGAATTTGGAGTATCTGATGATCAAGGACATTGACAGTGCTGAGACTGAGCCCTTGTGCCCCTCTTTGAAAATTCTGTCTCTCAAGAATGTGCATTTTAATCCCAAGGCTTTCCTCGACTTGATTTTGGGGTGCCCTTCAGTTAAGTACTTGTCATTAACTTCATGTTCCTTTGACCCCCCGGTGTTTCAGATTTCAAGTTCCAGTCTCAGATCATTGGAAGTTAAGAATTGCAATGCTCAGAGTCTTCTAGTTGATAGAGCTAGGGATCTTGAATCTTTTACATTCGTTTCAAATTTTCTGCTTCTTGAGACTATAATCCTGAAGGATACTGTCAACTTGAAAAAGATCAAAATGCGTGCTCAGCACCTGAAGTACTTTGGATTACTTGGATGCCACAATAATTTGAATGCTACAGTCAGTACTCCAAATCTCCACCAGTTTGATGTCTTTGCTTGTCTGACGTCCAAAGTTTCTATCAATGCTCCAAACTTATGCTTGGCCCGCATCACACTTCGGGAAGAAGAATATTCTACCTTCAACCGGGAATGGAAACATTTTGCTACTTTCAGTGACTTTCTTAAAGCATTTGGTTGCTCCAACAatataatcctctatataagtGATTTCAAG AGTATCATCTTTCCTGAAAATTTCAAAGGGGCCTGCTATCCGCCATTGCGTATCCTCAGGCGTCTTCATCTTGGAATGATTAACCCTCCGACAGAGGAGACGGATGTTTCTGACCTGGAGGATTCCTTGCTTTGGATGGCTCCTAATGCAGAGGAGAGGATTTATTATCCCAATAGTCTTCAGCTCCTGATGGCTAACCCTCCAACAGAGGAGATGGATATTCCTTACCTAGAGATGTCCTTGCTTTGGATGGCTCCTACTCCAGAGGAGAGGTTATATGCAGATTTAGAAAGAATGCAGTATCATATGAGGTTATGA
- the LOC133738178 gene encoding AAA-ATPase At3g50940-like, protein MSVDSLTLQFFNQDGKTLLTIPQNPATKSRSKIQPISNFNPIKMNTFLKNMEMPSAKTVMSTAASVAATAMVLRSISRDFIPKDVHHYLSTKIRRLMNSLSSQLTLVIDEFEGLNRNHIFTAAQVYLRPTISPNSKRFRVTMPTPENKISVSMEKNEEIIDFFDGVKLQWKLVSTQISSKYIDGPGSEYESTVKSELRYLELSFHKKHKDLVLGSYLPSVLQKAEEVKEERKTLKLFTLKYGTRIHVVGGSMWQSVNLNHPATFDTLAMDEEAHKMIVEDLERFVRRKEYYRKVGKAWKRGYLLFGPPGTGKSSLVAAMANYLNFDIYDLELSEIRSNSQLRRLMMSTANRSILVVEDIDCSIELQNRLANARAAGPRAFNAPKTEVTLSGLLNFIDGLWSSCGDERIIVFTTNHKDRLDSALLRPGRMDVHIHMSFCTPCGFKTLASNYLGIMEHTLFFDIEKLIATMKVTPAEIGEQLLKNEEPEGALRDLLEFLERKNRAIEEAASKSELSTKETHRKTDEL, encoded by the exons ATGTCAGTTGACTCTTTGACTCTGCAATTCTTCAACCAAGACGGCAAGACCCTCCTCACAATTCCTCAAAACCCCGCCACAAAATCCCGATCAAAAATCCAAcccatttcaaatttcaatcccATAAAGATGAACACGTTCCTTAAAAACATGGAAATGCCCTCCGCCAAAACAGTGATGTCAACGGCGGCCTCCGTCGCCGCCACCGCCATGGTCCTCCGCTCCATTTCTCGCGACTTCATACCCAAGGACGTCCACCACTATCTTTCCACCAAAATCAGACGCTTAATGAACTCGCTCTCTTCGCAACTCACCCTAGTCATCGACGAGTTCGAGGGTCTCAACCGGAACCACATTTTCACGGCCGCCCAAGTTTACTTACGACCCACAATCTCCCCAAATTCCAAAAGGTTCAGAGTCACAATGCCGACCCCAGAAAACAAAATTTCCGTTTCCATGGAAAAGAACGAAGAGATCATTGACTTCTTCGACGGAGTCAAACTCCAGTGGAAGCTGGTCTCGACCCAAATCTCGTCCAAGTACATAGACGGCCCAGGATCCGAATACGAGTCCACGGTCAAGTCGGAGCTCCGGTACTTGGAGTTGAGCTTCCACAAGAAGCACAAAGACTTGGTTCTAGGTTCTTACTTGCCATCTGTATTGCAAAAGGCCGAGGAAGTTAAGGAAGAGAGGAAGACCTTGAAGCTCTTCACTTTGAAATATGGGACAAGGATTCACGTAGTGGGAGGGTCCATGTGGCAATCAGTGAACTTGAATCACCCCGCGACGTTCGACAcattggcaatggatgaagaGGCCCACAAGATGATAGTGGAGGATCTTGAGAGGTTTGTGAGGAGGAAGGAGTATTATAGGAAGGTTGGGAAGGCTTGGAAAAGGGGATACTTGCTGTTTGGGCCTCCTGGGACTGGGAAGTCGAGCTTGGTTGCTGCCATGGCCAATTACTTGAATTTTGATATCTATGACTTGGAGTTGAGTGAGATTAGGAGTAATTCTCAGCTCAGGAGGTTGATGATGTCCACGGCAAACAGGTCGATTCTTGTGGTGGAGGATATTGATTGCTCCATTGAACTACAGAACAGGCTTGCAAATGCCAGGGCCGCCGGCCCTCGTGCTTTTAATGCTCCGAAGACTGAG GTGACTCTGTCAGGATTGCTCAACTTCATAGATGGACTGTGGTCAAGCTGTGGCGACGAGCGGATCATAGTCTTCACTACCAATCACAAAGATCGGCTTGACTCTGCCTTGTTACGCCCTGGTCGAATGGATGTGCACATCCACATGTCCTTTTGCACGCCTTGTGGGTTCAAAACTCTTGCTTCTAACTACCTTGGAATTATGGAGCACACACTTTTCTTTGACATAGAGAAGTTGATAGCCACAATGAAGGTTACTCCGGCAGAGATAGGAGAGCAGTTACTGAAGAATGAGGAGCCTGAAGGTGCATTGAGAGACCTACTTGAGTTCCTTGAGAGGAAGAATAGAGCAATTGAAGAAGCTGCAAGTAAGTCAGAGTTGAGCACCAAAGAAACACATAGGAAAACCGATGAATTATGA